The following are from one region of the Variovorax sp. V213 genome:
- a CDS encoding GDSL-type esterase/lipase family protein, producing the protein MKLGSHWLSVLRQGVLRHAVAAVGFLLLAAAVAVQAVQPTARPRQPAEAQWVAGWAAAPMDFRELSANPLFTAAAPRPGGDAFRGQTVRQRFEPALGGERVRVRFSNRFGKTPLRVAAASVARSTGGGAISPSTLRVLRFGGRGSVVVAPGAEVFSDGVDLKIEAGQAVVASAFFDRAVPFATVHLQAPDASWVAGGNAIAAATLPDAAPLALNHIVTGLDVMTSQPTRAVVAFGDSITAGGGEAGDGSYPDLLATRLRNSSATAQPVSVLNAGIGGNRLLVDGIGPNGLSRFARDALGQAGVTHVIVLLGTNDIGRSVFVGLPGRPTPEHEVATAQRITDGLQQLVKQARAKGVKILIGTVPPFKNTPYWSETSEAMRGEVNRWIRSRQDVDGVIDFDAILRNPADPMTLNPLYDNGDHLHPNKAGHAAMAAAVDLRELQE; encoded by the coding sequence ATGAAACTGGGTTCGCATTGGCTTTCGGTTCTTCGCCAAGGGGTGCTGCGGCACGCAGTGGCCGCGGTCGGATTCTTGCTGCTGGCTGCTGCGGTGGCCGTGCAAGCGGTCCAGCCGACGGCGCGTCCGCGCCAGCCCGCCGAGGCGCAGTGGGTGGCCGGCTGGGCTGCCGCCCCGATGGACTTCCGAGAGTTGAGTGCAAATCCGCTCTTTACGGCAGCGGCTCCCCGGCCGGGCGGTGACGCCTTCCGCGGGCAGACGGTGCGGCAGCGGTTCGAGCCCGCGCTCGGTGGCGAGCGTGTTCGCGTCCGTTTCTCCAATCGATTCGGCAAGACACCCTTGCGCGTTGCCGCGGCGAGCGTGGCGCGCAGCACCGGCGGTGGCGCGATCTCGCCATCCACGCTGCGAGTGCTGCGCTTCGGCGGGCGCGGCAGCGTGGTCGTCGCACCGGGCGCGGAAGTCTTCAGCGATGGCGTCGATCTGAAAATCGAGGCTGGACAGGCGGTGGTTGCGAGCGCCTTTTTCGATCGCGCCGTGCCTTTTGCGACCGTTCACCTGCAGGCGCCCGACGCGAGCTGGGTGGCCGGCGGCAACGCCATTGCCGCGGCCACGCTGCCGGATGCCGCGCCCTTGGCGCTGAATCACATCGTGACGGGCCTCGACGTGATGACCTCGCAGCCCACGCGCGCGGTGGTCGCGTTTGGCGACTCGATCACCGCGGGCGGCGGCGAGGCGGGCGACGGGTCGTACCCCGACCTGCTTGCAACGCGGCTGCGCAACAGCTCCGCGACGGCGCAGCCAGTGTCGGTGCTCAACGCGGGCATTGGCGGCAACCGGCTGCTGGTCGACGGGATCGGCCCCAACGGCCTTTCGCGCTTTGCGCGCGATGCGCTGGGGCAGGCGGGCGTGACGCACGTGATCGTGCTGCTCGGCACCAACGATATCGGCCGCAGCGTGTTCGTCGGGCTGCCGGGGCGGCCGACGCCCGAGCACGAGGTGGCGACCGCGCAGCGCATCACCGATGGCCTGCAGCAGTTGGTCAAGCAGGCCCGCGCCAAGGGCGTGAAGATTCTGATCGGCACCGTGCCGCCGTTCAAGAACACACCCTATTGGTCGGAAACGTCCGAAGCCATGCGCGGCGAGGTCAACCGATGGATCCGCAGCCGCCAGGACGTGGACGGCGTGATCGATTTCGATGCCATTCTGCGCAACCCCGCCGATCCGATGACGCTGAATCCCCTCTACGACAACGGCGACCACCTGCACCCCAACAAGGCGGGCCATGCCGCCATGGCAGCGGCCGTCGATCTTCGCGAACTGCAGGAGTGA
- the purU gene encoding formyltetrahydrofolate deformylase yields the protein MTTTTPAYILTLSCPDRTGIVHAVSGFLLERGGNIEEAAQYNDHDTGLFFMRVRFACSDHTEAALREQLATFGAGFGMSLQLHAAAEPMKTVILVSKEGHCLNDLLFRWKSGLLAIDVRAIISNHRDFYQLAASYNVPFHHIPVTAATKAQAEARQLEIVEAEGAELVVLARYMQILSNDLCKSLAGRAINIHHSFLPSFKGAKPYYQAHDRGVKLIGATAHYVTADLDEGPIIEQDVARADHTDTVEDLTARGRDTESQVLARAVKWHSEHRVLLNGHRTVVFR from the coding sequence ATGACGACAACTACGCCCGCCTACATCCTGACCCTCTCCTGTCCCGACCGGACGGGTATCGTGCATGCCGTTTCGGGTTTTCTGCTCGAACGCGGCGGCAACATCGAGGAAGCCGCCCAGTACAACGACCACGACACGGGCCTGTTCTTCATGCGCGTGCGCTTCGCCTGCAGCGACCACACCGAGGCGGCGCTGCGCGAGCAGCTCGCCACCTTTGGCGCCGGCTTCGGCATGAGCCTGCAACTGCACGCCGCGGCCGAGCCTATGAAGACCGTGATCCTGGTCAGCAAGGAAGGCCACTGCCTCAACGACCTGCTCTTCCGCTGGAAGAGCGGCCTGCTCGCCATCGACGTGCGCGCCATCATCTCGAACCACCGCGACTTCTATCAGCTGGCGGCCAGCTACAACGTGCCGTTCCACCACATTCCCGTGACGGCGGCCACCAAGGCGCAGGCCGAGGCCAGGCAGCTGGAGATCGTCGAGGCCGAGGGCGCCGAGCTCGTGGTGCTCGCGCGCTACATGCAGATCCTGAGCAACGACCTGTGCAAGAGCCTGGCCGGACGGGCGATCAACATCCACCACTCGTTCCTGCCCAGCTTCAAGGGCGCCAAGCCCTACTACCAGGCCCATGACCGCGGCGTGAAGCTGATCGGCGCCACCGCCCACTATGTGACGGCCGACCTCGACGAAGGCCCGATCATCGAGCAGGACGTGGCGCGCGCCGACCACACCGACACCGTCGAAGACCTCACGGCCCGCGGCCGCGACACCGAGAGCCAGGTGCTCGCACGCGCCGTGAAGTGGCACAGCGAGCACCGCGTGCTGCTGAACGGGCACCGCACGGTCGTGTTCCGATAG
- a CDS encoding aminotransferase class III-fold pyridoxal phosphate-dependent enzyme: protein MAYQDFNMGNQWLPFTPNRHFQKDPRVFVAADGMEFTTHDGKKVVDGISSLWCVGAGHNRKPINEAIKKQLDTLDYATAFQVSNDKAFKAAEMIASMAPGDLNKVLFCNSGSEAADTSMKVALAYHRARGEGHRNVFIGREKGYHGVGFGGMSVGGIPGNRKVFGSAFLPRVDHMRFIHDPVNHAYIHNEEPVWAEDPLVELETRILPLHDPSNIAAIIVEPVAGSAGWYLPPKGYLQKLRAICDKHGILLIFDEVITGFGRMGTNFASDYFGVVPDMLNFAKCVTNGVIPLGGVICRDKLYDAMMKTDAPEHVVEFFHGYTYSGHPVACAAAIATLDLFKEEKLFARAGEMGKVLGDAFHSTFKGLPNVISIRSLGLAAAVELAPIAGTPGKRAYDIFLDCFHKGALVRPAGDVLVIAPPYIVEKQHIDTLVNTLADSIRKFA, encoded by the coding sequence ATGGCTTATCAGGACTTCAACATGGGCAACCAGTGGTTGCCCTTCACCCCCAACCGCCACTTCCAGAAAGACCCGCGCGTCTTCGTGGCGGCCGACGGCATGGAGTTCACCACGCACGACGGCAAGAAGGTGGTCGACGGCATCTCGTCGCTCTGGTGCGTGGGGGCGGGCCACAACCGCAAGCCGATCAACGAGGCGATCAAGAAGCAGCTCGACACGCTCGACTACGCCACCGCCTTCCAGGTCAGCAACGACAAGGCCTTCAAGGCGGCCGAGATGATCGCCTCGATGGCGCCGGGCGACCTCAACAAGGTGCTGTTCTGCAATTCGGGTTCGGAAGCGGCCGACACCTCGATGAAGGTGGCGCTGGCCTACCACCGCGCGCGCGGCGAGGGTCACCGCAACGTGTTCATCGGCCGCGAGAAGGGCTACCACGGCGTGGGCTTCGGCGGCATGTCGGTGGGCGGCATTCCGGGCAACCGCAAGGTGTTCGGCTCGGCCTTTTTGCCGCGCGTGGACCACATGCGCTTCATCCACGACCCGGTGAACCATGCCTACATCCACAACGAGGAGCCGGTGTGGGCCGAGGACCCGCTGGTCGAGCTCGAGACCCGCATCCTGCCGCTGCACGACCCGAGCAACATCGCAGCGATCATCGTCGAGCCGGTGGCCGGTTCGGCCGGTTGGTACCTGCCGCCCAAGGGCTACCTGCAGAAGCTGCGCGCCATCTGCGACAAGCACGGCATCCTCTTGATCTTCGACGAGGTCATTACCGGTTTTGGCCGCATGGGCACCAACTTTGCGTCGGACTACTTCGGCGTGGTGCCCGACATGCTGAATTTCGCCAAGTGCGTGACCAACGGCGTGATTCCGCTCGGCGGCGTGATCTGCCGCGACAAGCTGTACGACGCGATGATGAAGACCGACGCGCCCGAGCACGTGGTCGAGTTCTTCCACGGCTACACCTACTCGGGCCACCCGGTGGCCTGCGCCGCGGCCATCGCCACGCTCGACCTGTTCAAGGAGGAAAAGCTGTTTGCCCGGGCCGGCGAAATGGGCAAGGTGCTGGGCGATGCGTTCCACAGCACCTTCAAGGGCCTGCCGAACGTGATCAGCATCCGCAGCCTCGGCCTTGCCGCGGCGGTGGAACTCGCGCCCATCGCGGGCACGCCGGGCAAGCGCGCCTACGACATCTTCTTGGACTGCTTCCACAAGGGCGCGCTGGTGCGGCCCGCGGGCGATGTGCTGGTGATTGCGCCGCCCTACATCGTGGAGAAGCAGCACATCGACACGCTGGTCAACACGCTGGCGGATTCGATCAGGAAGTTCGCTTGA
- a CDS encoding ChaN family lipoprotein, with protein sequence MRCQPSPARATRLPLSSFAVVAAAIAIASLAGCTAFLDGPNAPVARRAAALLPADALILGEQHDAAEHHAIERETVEALASQGKLAALLLEMAEEGNNTARLDTAATDAQVQAALGWNDKAWPWKSYGPVVMAAVRAGVPVIGANLPRARMKNAMTDVSLDVQLNGEAYTAQQDAVREGHCKLLPEPQIVPMTRIQVGRDRAMAQAIVKARQPGKTVLLISGAGHATKVLGVPQHLPTDVSVKAVRLQAGESPDEDEDNKGAYDAVWRTPAMPPKDYCADIVKRTS encoded by the coding sequence ATGCGATGCCAACCTTCCCCCGCGCGGGCCACCCGTTTGCCCTTGTCCTCGTTCGCGGTCGTTGCCGCAGCCATTGCGATTGCGTCGCTGGCGGGCTGTACCGCCTTCCTCGACGGCCCCAATGCGCCGGTGGCGCGCCGCGCCGCGGCGCTGCTGCCTGCGGACGCGCTGATCCTGGGCGAGCAGCACGACGCCGCCGAGCACCACGCGATCGAGCGCGAAACCGTCGAAGCACTGGCAAGCCAGGGCAAGCTGGCCGCGCTGCTGCTCGAAATGGCCGAGGAAGGCAACAACACCGCCCGCCTGGACACCGCAGCCACCGATGCACAGGTACAGGCCGCGCTCGGATGGAACGACAAGGCATGGCCCTGGAAAAGCTATGGCCCGGTGGTGATGGCCGCGGTGCGCGCCGGTGTGCCGGTCATCGGCGCCAATCTGCCGCGCGCGCGAATGAAGAACGCCATGACCGACGTCTCGCTCGACGTGCAGCTCAACGGCGAGGCATACACCGCGCAGCAGGACGCCGTGCGCGAAGGCCATTGCAAGCTGCTGCCCGAGCCCCAGATCGTGCCGATGACCCGCATCCAGGTGGGGCGCGACCGCGCCATGGCGCAGGCCATCGTCAAGGCGCGCCAGCCGGGCAAGACGGTGCTGCTGATCAGCGGCGCCGGCCACGCGACCAAGGTGCTGGGCGTGCCGCAGCACCTGCCGACGGATGTGTCCGTGAAAGCCGTGCGGCTGCAGGCCGGCGAATCACCGGACGAGGACGAAGACAACAAGGGCGCCTACGACGCCGTCTGGCGCACGCCCGCGATGCCGCCGAAGGACTATTGCGCAGACATCGTCAAGCGAACTTCCTGA